The Corynebacterium poyangense genome includes a window with the following:
- the rsmI gene encoding 16S rRNA (cytidine(1402)-2'-O)-methyltransferase — protein MATLPHGVLIAATPLGNLADASPRLREALENAQVIASEDTRRTRALAHALGVEIRGRLVSHFDHNEKSRLPGLLEAARTSTVLVVSDAGMPVVSDPGLSLVNAAHEAGIPVSCLPGPSAVPTALALSGLRVGRFIFDGFAPRKSGARREWLESLKTEQRAVCFFESPHRIADTLAAAREVLGSQRRAAICRELTKLHEEVRRGTLAELSQWASAEPVRGEITVVIDGASPERQEVTELVAQVRTRVDQGERQKTVCRELAARYGVSSRELYDAVLQSQR, from the coding sequence ATGGCTACGCTTCCTCATGGTGTATTAATTGCGGCAACGCCGTTGGGAAATCTTGCTGATGCCTCACCGCGACTGCGTGAAGCTTTGGAGAATGCCCAGGTAATTGCTTCTGAAGATACCCGCCGTACCCGCGCTTTGGCCCACGCTTTGGGGGTGGAGATACGAGGGAGGTTGGTGTCTCACTTTGATCACAATGAAAAATCTCGACTTCCTGGTTTATTGGAAGCGGCACGGACGTCGACTGTTTTGGTGGTAAGTGACGCGGGGATGCCGGTGGTGTCAGATCCAGGTTTATCGCTAGTAAATGCCGCCCATGAAGCGGGTATCCCAGTGAGTTGTCTGCCAGGCCCCTCAGCCGTTCCTACCGCCCTGGCACTGTCAGGCCTACGGGTGGGAAGGTTCATTTTTGATGGCTTTGCTCCGCGCAAGTCGGGGGCGCGTCGAGAATGGTTAGAATCCCTAAAAACTGAGCAGCGAGCTGTATGTTTCTTTGAATCTCCGCACCGTATTGCGGATACGTTAGCCGCTGCCCGTGAGGTGCTAGGGTCGCAGCGTCGCGCTGCTATTTGTCGTGAGCTTACGAAACTTCACGAAGAAGTTCGACGCGGCACCTTGGCGGAACTCAGCCAGTGGGCGTCTGCTGAACCGGTGCGAGGAGAAATCACGGTGGTCATTGACGGGGCGTCCCCTGAGCGTCAGGAAGTAACAGAGCTCGTGGCGCAGGTGCGAACTCGGGTTGATCAAGGAGAGCGGCAAAAGACGGTGTGTCGGGAATTGGCCGCACGCTACGGGGTTTCTAGCCGCGAGCTGTATGATGCGGTGCTTCAGTCTCAGCGATAA
- a CDS encoding BCCT family transporter, producing MATSDHIGEQENYSATEELAGMLQAEPVKVEEEKIRLQSDNEDARLNWPVVAPAALIAIAFVVWGLAGGESFAHFAKLALHFVVQNFGWAFVLCGTIFVIFVLVIALSKFGSIKLGHSDEGPEFNTISWISMMFAAGMGIGLMFYGASEPLTYYRDGIPGHSPLEVGTSMSTALFHWTLHPWAVYAIVGLAIAYSTYRVGRPQLISSAFVPLIGEKGSRGIVGRIIDILSIIATVFGTACSLGLGALQIGAGLKAAGIINNPSTWLIIGIVSVLTLAFVFSALSGVARGVQYLSNANMILAAVLAIFVFVFGPTVSILNLIPGSIGNYLSNFFDMAARTAESANGTAGEWLSTWTIFYWAWWISWSPFVGMFIARISRGRTIREFCLGVLLAPAAVSILWFAIFGGTAISLEQHGKSIWGNGDAESQLFDLLHTLPAGTIFGVVAMVLLATFFVTSADSASTVMGSLSQRGRQNATPWVSATWGIITALIGLTLLVSGGDEALSNLQNVTIIAASPFLIVVFCLMFAIVKDLRNDVIYQDYREQQRFAARLARERRLYNQRRHREELRRRRAERIHRAEHHH from the coding sequence ATGGCTACAAGTGACCATATTGGAGAACAGGAAAACTATTCAGCCACTGAAGAATTAGCTGGGATGCTTCAAGCTGAACCCGTTAAAGTTGAAGAAGAAAAGATTCGGCTTCAGTCAGATAACGAGGATGCTCGCCTTAACTGGCCCGTGGTGGCTCCAGCTGCGCTTATTGCCATAGCCTTCGTGGTGTGGGGACTCGCCGGGGGAGAGAGCTTCGCGCACTTCGCGAAACTAGCGCTACATTTTGTGGTGCAAAATTTTGGTTGGGCCTTTGTACTCTGCGGGACAATTTTTGTGATCTTTGTCCTCGTCATAGCGCTCTCTAAGTTCGGATCAATCAAGCTCGGGCATAGTGACGAAGGCCCGGAGTTCAACACCATCTCATGGATCTCCATGATGTTTGCCGCAGGCATGGGGATCGGTTTGATGTTCTATGGCGCTTCAGAACCTTTGACCTACTATCGGGACGGTATTCCCGGGCATTCTCCCTTAGAAGTGGGGACATCCATGTCCACCGCCTTATTTCACTGGACACTTCACCCCTGGGCGGTATATGCCATTGTTGGTCTTGCTATCGCTTATTCCACCTATCGGGTGGGGAGGCCGCAGCTTATTTCTTCGGCCTTCGTGCCGTTAATCGGAGAAAAAGGAAGCCGCGGTATCGTCGGTCGGATCATCGACATTCTTTCGATTATTGCCACCGTCTTCGGCACCGCATGTTCGCTTGGGCTCGGCGCGCTGCAAATCGGTGCTGGCTTGAAAGCCGCCGGAATCATCAACAACCCGAGTACATGGTTAATTATTGGGATTGTCTCAGTGCTTACCCTCGCTTTCGTTTTTTCGGCGCTCAGCGGGGTCGCTCGGGGTGTTCAATACTTGTCCAACGCCAATATGATCCTTGCCGCAGTGTTGGCCATTTTCGTCTTTGTCTTTGGCCCTACAGTATCTATTCTGAACTTGATCCCTGGGTCCATTGGCAACTACTTATCTAATTTCTTCGACATGGCGGCTCGTACCGCAGAATCGGCCAATGGAACTGCCGGTGAATGGCTAAGCACCTGGACTATCTTCTATTGGGCTTGGTGGATTTCCTGGAGCCCCTTTGTCGGGATGTTTATTGCTCGGATTTCTCGGGGACGAACCATCCGAGAATTCTGCCTAGGCGTCCTTCTTGCCCCAGCCGCCGTGTCAATACTCTGGTTCGCTATTTTTGGTGGCACCGCTATTAGCCTGGAACAACACGGTAAATCCATTTGGGGAAATGGAGATGCGGAAAGCCAGCTATTTGACCTTCTGCATACCCTACCGGCAGGCACAATTTTTGGGGTTGTAGCGATGGTCTTGTTGGCCACATTTTTTGTGACCTCGGCAGACTCTGCGTCAACGGTTATGGGTTCGCTGTCTCAACGAGGCCGCCAAAATGCAACCCCGTGGGTGTCTGCCACCTGGGGTATTATCACCGCCCTCATCGGACTGACTCTCTTGGTCTCCGGCGGCGACGAAGCATTAAGCAACCTACAGAATGTCACTATCATTGCTGCGAGCCCCTTTTTAATCGTGGTCTTTTGCTTGATGTTTGCGATTGTCAAAGACCTCAGAAATGACGTGATTTATCAGGATTACCGAGAACAGCAACGTTTTGCTGCCCGGCTGGCTCGCGAGCGCAGATTGTATAACCAACGGCGTCATCGAGAAGAGCTACGACGCCGTCGCGCGGAGCGAATTCATCGCGCAGAACATCACCATTAA
- the metG gene encoding methionine--tRNA ligase, protein MPKSVLVNVAWPYANGPRHIGHVAGFGVPSDVFARYQRMSGNTVLMVSGTDEHGTPLLVQADKEGVSVKELADRYNRQIVEDLAGLGLSYDLFTRTTTRNHYAVVQELFRGLYDNGYMIKQVTKGAVSPSTGRTLPDRYIEGICPICGASGARGDQCDNCGNQLDPADLINPVSKINGETPEFRDTEHFLLDLPALAQALGDWLRTRDSWRPNVLKFSLNLLEDLRPRAMSRDIDWGIPIPVEGWEDNNAKKLYVWFDAVVGYLSASMEWAYRQGDPEAWRAFWTDPDVASYYFMGKDNITFHSQIWPAELLGYAGAGTKGGSAGELGTLNLPTEVVSSEFLTMSGSKFSSSKGVVIYVKDFLAEFGPDPLRYFIAVAGPETTDTDFTWDEFVRRINNELANGWGNLVNRTVSMAYKNFGEVPRPGKLQESDEALLGLAQKTFEVVAQSIEASKFRNGINAVMHVVGEANAYLAEQEPWKLAKEETQRERLATVLWTALQVVSDCNVMLTPYLPHIAQQVHETLGRDGIWAARPRIVEVRDESPRDPVGVGLPEKGQRYPVIMGDYESQQAKWARVDVIPGTVLKKPKPLVQKLDPDLAITGPEWAPVQPQE, encoded by the coding sequence ATGCCCAAATCTGTGCTCGTCAACGTTGCTTGGCCGTATGCTAACGGCCCCCGTCACATCGGCCACGTCGCTGGTTTTGGAGTTCCCTCCGATGTTTTCGCTCGATACCAACGAATGTCCGGAAACACGGTGCTCATGGTCTCGGGCACTGACGAGCACGGCACTCCACTGTTGGTCCAAGCGGATAAAGAAGGCGTATCCGTCAAGGAGTTAGCTGACCGCTACAACCGTCAAATTGTGGAAGATCTGGCCGGGCTGGGATTATCCTATGACCTGTTTACTCGGACCACCACCCGAAACCACTATGCCGTAGTTCAAGAGTTGTTCCGGGGTCTCTATGACAACGGCTACATGATTAAACAGGTCACGAAGGGTGCGGTTTCCCCGTCTACCGGTCGGACTCTTCCGGACCGCTATATCGAAGGTATTTGTCCGATATGCGGTGCATCGGGCGCTCGAGGAGACCAGTGCGATAACTGCGGAAACCAACTTGATCCGGCAGATTTAATTAACCCAGTTAGCAAAATCAATGGGGAAACACCGGAATTTCGCGACACGGAACACTTCTTATTAGATCTCCCGGCGCTTGCTCAAGCATTAGGGGATTGGCTAAGAACGAGGGACTCCTGGCGACCCAATGTTTTAAAATTCTCTCTTAATCTTTTGGAAGATCTACGCCCCCGCGCGATGAGCCGTGATATTGATTGGGGTATCCCCATCCCGGTAGAAGGGTGGGAAGACAATAACGCGAAGAAATTATATGTCTGGTTTGACGCCGTCGTGGGTTATTTATCTGCTTCGATGGAGTGGGCTTATCGCCAGGGAGACCCGGAGGCATGGCGCGCATTTTGGACTGACCCTGACGTCGCATCTTATTACTTCATGGGGAAAGATAACATTACTTTCCACTCCCAGATATGGCCGGCTGAGCTATTAGGCTACGCCGGAGCCGGAACTAAGGGGGGTAGCGCCGGGGAATTAGGCACCCTAAATCTCCCGACAGAAGTGGTTTCCTCTGAATTCTTGACCATGTCTGGATCTAAGTTTTCCTCTTCTAAAGGCGTGGTTATCTATGTCAAGGACTTTTTGGCGGAGTTCGGGCCTGACCCCTTACGCTATTTCATCGCGGTAGCCGGGCCGGAAACCACAGACACGGACTTCACCTGGGATGAGTTTGTTCGACGCATCAATAATGAGTTGGCGAACGGGTGGGGTAATTTGGTGAACCGAACGGTTTCTATGGCCTATAAGAATTTTGGTGAAGTTCCTAGGCCTGGGAAGCTTCAAGAATCTGACGAGGCGTTATTGGGCTTAGCTCAGAAGACCTTTGAGGTGGTAGCGCAATCTATTGAAGCCTCTAAGTTCCGTAATGGAATTAATGCTGTTATGCACGTGGTGGGGGAGGCTAATGCGTATTTAGCTGAGCAAGAACCCTGGAAGTTGGCCAAAGAGGAAACACAGCGGGAGCGTCTAGCAACGGTGTTGTGGACTGCTCTACAGGTAGTGTCAGACTGCAACGTGATGCTGACTCCTTATTTGCCCCACATCGCTCAGCAGGTTCATGAAACCTTGGGTCGCGATGGTATCTGGGCTGCGCGTCCGCGCATCGTGGAAGTTCGTGATGAATCTCCTCGCGATCCGGTTGGGGTGGGTTTGCCAGAAAAGGGGCAGCGTTATCCGGTCATTATGGGTGACTATGAATCTCAGCAAGCTAAGTGGGCTCGGGTTGATGTTATCCCTGGTACGGTGTTAAAGAAACCGAAACCTTTGGTGCAAAAACTAGATCCTGATTTAGCGATCACTGGGCCAGAGTGGGCCCCGGTGCAGCCTCAGGAATAG
- a CDS encoding MFS transporter, with translation MEKDIRVPQKKVVPAALAFLAVFSAAINLRAGIASLGPVLSQTLSAFHASGSLAGVLTAMPGLFFALMGILAVSLAFRFGISRTLTFGMGLTLLGLVVRPLVGSISIFLVMTALVVSGIALSNVLLPAWIKAHGGRNVVALMTIHGSVLGLSGALGPLSALLFEWQGALLVWALPALLQFLVWLWVLFFSPHDSPKHQTDSASDHSPSSGENISLWRSRTAVFLMLFFGLQSMTAYIQMGWLPQMYTDAGISAQLASIAIALVGGMNVIGGLVMPTIIDRAPTLAPLPLAFGIFTALGYLGILFVPQTAPLLWALLLGIGGFCFPTALALIPARTRSPLVTARLSGFVQPLGYIVAALGPLLVGIFYQHAGTWTGILWALILCAVAMSAVGLRASRSVYIDDELAAAKQKLLA, from the coding sequence ATGGAGAAAGATATTCGCGTGCCTCAGAAGAAAGTTGTTCCCGCAGCGTTAGCTTTTCTCGCTGTCTTTAGTGCTGCCATTAATCTACGAGCAGGTATCGCTTCGCTCGGCCCGGTTTTGAGTCAAACTCTATCCGCTTTCCATGCCTCCGGCTCTCTAGCCGGAGTACTGACCGCCATGCCAGGACTATTTTTCGCCCTCATGGGAATCCTGGCGGTGTCTCTAGCCTTCCGATTCGGTATATCACGAACCCTCACCTTCGGAATGGGGCTTACGCTTCTTGGCTTAGTAGTGCGTCCCCTGGTCGGCAGCATCAGCATCTTCTTAGTCATGACGGCCCTAGTCGTCAGCGGAATAGCCCTATCCAATGTGCTCCTACCTGCCTGGATTAAAGCCCACGGTGGGAGGAACGTCGTTGCCCTCATGACAATCCATGGTTCAGTACTTGGACTTTCCGGGGCATTGGGCCCACTAAGCGCACTGCTTTTCGAGTGGCAAGGCGCCCTCTTAGTATGGGCTTTACCCGCGTTACTTCAATTTCTAGTGTGGCTTTGGGTCCTCTTTTTCTCACCCCACGACTCACCCAAACACCAGACGGACTCCGCGTCGGACCACTCACCATCTTCTGGAGAAAACATCTCTCTCTGGCGTTCTCGCACCGCCGTCTTTTTGATGCTCTTTTTCGGACTCCAGTCCATGACCGCCTATATCCAGATGGGTTGGCTTCCACAAATGTACACCGACGCCGGAATCAGCGCTCAGCTAGCGAGCATAGCCATTGCCTTAGTCGGCGGCATGAACGTCATCGGCGGTTTGGTCATGCCAACCATCATCGATCGGGCCCCCACCTTAGCGCCATTGCCGCTTGCCTTCGGGATTTTCACAGCTCTCGGCTATCTGGGGATACTATTCGTTCCACAAACTGCCCCTTTGCTATGGGCTTTATTGCTCGGAATCGGTGGTTTCTGTTTCCCCACAGCACTAGCTTTAATTCCCGCTCGGACCCGCAGCCCCCTAGTGACGGCACGGCTGTCCGGCTTTGTACAACCCCTCGGTTACATCGTCGCAGCTCTCGGGCCATTATTGGTGGGGATTTTTTATCAACATGCCGGAACCTGGACAGGTATTCTGTGGGCCTTAATCCTATGCGCTGTGGCCATGAGCGCAGTGGGATTAAGAGCTAGCCGATCAGTGTATATCGACGATGAACTAGCTGCCGCCAAGCAAAAATTATTGGCTTAA
- a CDS encoding ABC transporter ATP-binding protein — MIEFRDVSKHFGDTKVVDNFSIEIPSHSSLALVGSSGCGKTTLLRMVNRMVEPDSGSVCIDGEDVAGVNPVLLRRSIGYVIQGGGLLPHRTVLDNVATVGYLLKWDRGKARRRARSLLQKVGLDSQLEGRYPAELSGGQQQRVGVARALLTDPNILLMDEPFGAVDPIVRYELQRKLLALQQDLGKTIILVTHDIAEAFYLADKVAVLEPGARIAQWGTPQDIKQNPQSDFVRAMIRAVQFEDTHDVAD, encoded by the coding sequence ATGATCGAGTTCCGCGATGTTTCGAAGCACTTTGGGGACACCAAAGTGGTTGACAACTTCAGCATAGAAATTCCCTCACACTCTTCCTTAGCTCTTGTTGGTTCTTCTGGTTGCGGAAAAACTACCTTGTTGCGCATGGTGAATAGGATGGTGGAGCCTGACTCTGGGAGTGTGTGCATCGACGGTGAAGATGTTGCCGGCGTCAACCCCGTCTTGCTGCGTCGCAGTATCGGCTACGTCATCCAGGGTGGGGGCCTACTTCCGCATCGCACCGTGCTCGATAATGTGGCAACTGTTGGCTACTTGTTGAAATGGGATCGGGGTAAAGCTCGACGTCGGGCCCGGTCGCTATTACAGAAAGTAGGTTTAGATAGCCAGTTGGAAGGAAGGTATCCAGCGGAGCTATCGGGAGGGCAGCAACAAAGAGTTGGAGTGGCCCGGGCGCTGTTGACTGATCCGAATATCTTATTGATGGATGAGCCTTTTGGGGCAGTCGATCCGATTGTTCGATATGAGCTCCAACGGAAGTTATTAGCGCTGCAACAGGATTTAGGGAAAACCATCATTCTGGTCACCCATGACATTGCTGAAGCATTTTATTTAGCAGATAAAGTTGCTGTTTTGGAACCGGGAGCACGTATCGCTCAATGGGGAACGCCTCAAGACATTAAACAAAACCCGCAGAGCGATTTCGTCCGTGCGATGATTCGCGCAGTTCAATTCGAGGACACCCATGACGTGGCTGATTAA
- a CDS encoding ABC transporter permease, with protein MTWLINNSPYFLHVFLYHLGLVIPALIISAVISLPLGWLAYKYPTGGAVILQILQLAYVVPVLALLVLFPAIVGLPMRSPITLVLTLSIYGVALLLRNTTSAFASVDKENLDIAHACGYSPQQCFFRVHLPLALPVILAGFRVAAMSTIAMASTGALVGIPSLGSLLTDGFQRGLVGEVLVGIIAILILAVVIDVALFLVGSLLLPWSRVQKASSQL; from the coding sequence ATGACGTGGCTGATTAATAATTCTCCCTATTTCCTGCACGTCTTTCTTTATCATCTTGGTTTGGTCATTCCGGCGCTGATTATTAGTGCAGTGATTTCTCTCCCGCTGGGCTGGTTGGCCTATAAGTATCCCACGGGGGGAGCGGTGATCCTGCAAATTCTTCAACTTGCCTACGTTGTGCCGGTCCTCGCTCTTTTAGTGCTGTTTCCAGCAATTGTGGGATTACCCATGCGCTCCCCAATAACCTTGGTTCTCACACTGAGTATCTATGGTGTTGCCTTGTTATTGAGAAACACCACCTCAGCTTTCGCGTCGGTTGACAAAGAAAACCTTGACATTGCCCATGCGTGCGGATACTCACCCCAGCAGTGCTTTTTTCGGGTACACCTGCCTTTGGCTTTGCCAGTAATTCTGGCGGGATTCCGGGTTGCTGCTATGTCAACCATTGCGATGGCCTCCACGGGGGCCCTGGTGGGAATTCCTAGTCTGGGAAGCCTATTAACCGATGGTTTTCAACGCGGCCTAGTTGGTGAAGTACTCGTCGGTATCATCGCCATCCTCATTCTGGCTGTCGTCATTGATGTAGCGTTGTTCCTGGTGGGCTCACTTCTTCTACCGTGGAGCCGGGTGCAGAAAGCGAGTAGTCAACTATGA
- a CDS encoding ABC transporter permease, whose translation MNFLVRAAQILSDSAQWGGEGGFAIRILEHGLLSLCAVVVAVLVGLPLGVISAHIPGGSLFVGTLSGAARALPVLGLVVIAGLWFGVGLLAPCVVLVVLALPSIINAGYSAVEATPREIRSAATAIGFSRRQLILHVIFPYSGGIIWGGIRTASLQVFATATLVAYTADIGLGSPIFMGLKTRNYPLMLAAAIVMILLTWGIDVVLAHIQKRNSFSSRG comes from the coding sequence ATGAATTTCTTAGTGCGTGCTGCTCAGATCCTCAGCGATTCAGCGCAATGGGGTGGAGAAGGTGGATTTGCAATCCGAATCTTGGAGCACGGGCTGTTAAGCCTGTGTGCCGTAGTAGTTGCGGTTCTCGTCGGGCTACCCCTGGGAGTGATTTCTGCCCATATTCCCGGAGGCTCGCTTTTTGTGGGAACCTTAAGCGGGGCAGCCAGGGCCTTGCCGGTTCTTGGCCTCGTTGTCATTGCCGGTTTGTGGTTTGGCGTAGGTCTTCTGGCGCCGTGCGTAGTTTTGGTGGTGCTGGCTTTACCTTCCATCATTAACGCAGGGTATTCAGCCGTAGAAGCTACTCCCCGAGAGATTCGTTCCGCAGCCACCGCTATCGGATTTAGCCGACGTCAACTAATACTTCACGTGATCTTCCCCTATTCCGGAGGGATAATCTGGGGCGGAATCCGCACCGCATCCTTACAAGTATTTGCGACCGCCACCTTGGTTGCCTATACCGCCGATATCGGGCTTGGTTCTCCTATTTTTATGGGGTTAAAGACCAGAAACTACCCCTTAATGCTCGCGGCTGCGATTGTGATGATCCTACTTACTTGGGGCATTGATGTGGTTCTGGCGCATATCCAAAAACGCAATAGTTTTAGTAGTAGGGGGTGA
- a CDS encoding ABC transporter substrate-binding protein, with translation MRKHPFLSAFCLLLSLVLSSCSSAHPFSGSVTNSNAIVVGSQDYFSNEIIAEIFAQSLENAGYSVDRDFRIGQREAYLPEIEAGNIDLFPEYSGNLLQYWDPTASVGDAQEVNNQLRRRTPAGISILNQAEATDEDVYVMTRHHAEELGVKSLADLARLPRTWHLGGPYELKERDYGPQGLASVYHAQVELSPIEDAGGPLTIKALSDGTVDIARMSSSSPAIADNDLLVLADPERLLPASHVVPLVSDKVDPRAREIINDLMARFHQEDIVALNRASVEQQKAAATIAQQWLAGQITSGAEEKNRTS, from the coding sequence GTGCGAAAACATCCTTTTCTTTCTGCTTTCTGCTTGTTGCTATCTCTTGTCTTGAGTAGCTGTTCTTCCGCTCATCCCTTTTCCGGGTCTGTCACTAATTCCAACGCTATCGTTGTCGGCTCCCAAGACTATTTCTCTAATGAGATTATCGCCGAAATTTTTGCTCAATCCTTGGAAAACGCTGGATATAGCGTTGATCGTGATTTCCGTATTGGTCAGCGGGAAGCCTACCTTCCGGAAATTGAAGCGGGAAATATCGATCTGTTTCCGGAATATAGTGGAAACCTTTTGCAATACTGGGATCCGACGGCCTCGGTCGGGGATGCACAAGAGGTCAATAATCAACTTCGTCGTCGAACTCCAGCGGGGATATCTATTTTGAATCAGGCTGAGGCTACCGATGAAGATGTCTATGTGATGACTCGACATCATGCCGAGGAACTTGGTGTGAAGAGTTTGGCTGATCTGGCGCGCCTTCCGCGGACCTGGCACCTAGGAGGCCCTTATGAGCTTAAAGAACGAGATTATGGCCCGCAGGGTTTAGCCAGTGTTTATCATGCTCAGGTGGAACTGAGTCCGATTGAGGATGCTGGTGGTCCGCTCACCATTAAAGCCCTCAGCGATGGAACGGTAGATATTGCCCGGATGTCCTCAAGCTCACCGGCAATTGCCGATAATGATCTTCTAGTTTTGGCAGATCCGGAGCGGTTACTTCCCGCTTCACATGTAGTTCCTTTAGTCTCGGACAAGGTTGATCCCCGAGCGCGAGAAATCATCAATGACCTGATGGCGCGTTTTCATCAAGAAGACATAGTGGCCTTAAACCGGGCTAGCGTGGAGCAACAAAAGGCGGCGGCTACCATCGCCCAACAATGGTTAGCTGGCCAGATTACCTCCGGTGCTGAGGAGAAGAACCGTACCTCTTAG